Genomic DNA from Desulfobaccales bacterium:
GCGGGCCGCTCCGCCTGGTCGGGCCGCCACTGACCTATCCGAGCCCGTTCAGCATCAGCAAGCAGAAGCTAGTGACCATCCAATACGGGTTGTCGGCTGACGCTAATATCGATATCTATGTCATCGGGGTTGGCGGGGTGAGAGCGAAGAAGTTCACCTTGATGGCCGGCGGCGAAGGTGGTTCAGCCGGGGTTAATAAAGTTACCTGGGATGGCCGGACCGATATGGGAACTCTCGCCGGTAATGCCATCTACGTCGGCAGTTTGATCTCCCGCGATGACGGGCGACTCCTCGGCAAATTCCGCCTGACTATCGTTGACTAAGGCGAAGCAGCTCTTGTTTGAGGGCTAGCGCGGCTTTGGCGCCCGGCCGGACCGGTTTCCCCACCTGTATCTTTACAGGTGAGAAAGGGAGCGGCACAAAATATTTATCCCAGCGCCAGAACAGGGTTAATTTGAACGGCGCAACCACCCCGATCGGTACAATTGATACCCCAGCTTTTTCCGCGATGTAATGAACCCCAGGCTTCACCTCATGGCTGGGGCCGATCGGCCCATCGACCGCGATCACTGCGTCGTGGCCTGATTTAAGGAGCTTGATCAAGCGGGCGGCGGAACGGGCCGCGGCGAGTTTGTCGTCGCCAGTCGGCGTCGGAATGGTCTCGTACCCGAGCCAGCGGGCGCATTGCCCCAGGATCCGGCCGCGCGCTTCGCTGGAGACGAGGATTGCCGCCCGGCGGCGACGGTAGAGGAAGAACATCACGAAGGTCTCCCGATGCCAGACGGCGAAGAGGCAATTTTTTCCTTCTTGCGCGGCCCGAACCTTAACCGGACCATCGCGGTTAAAACGGAGGGTGAAGCAAATCGCGTTGATGGCCAGGTAAAGAAGGCCGGCCTGGATAAGGATGTAGAGATCGAGCAGTAAGTTCATTATTCATATTTTAGCACAATTGCTTTTACCCCTATCCCCCATCCCCTTCCCCCTTATTAAGGGGGAAGGGGAGAAGAGGGGTTAGGGGTGTATAATTAATCTCATGAAGCTCCTCCTTATCCAGCCCTCCATGTACCAGGAAGTGGGTAAGCTGCTGAAGTTCCATAAGGCTTTTATTCCGGCGATCACCATGCCGACTTTGGCGGCCTTGACCCCGGAGGATGTTGAGGTCCAGATCGTCGACGAGCATGTTGACGAAGTTGACTTGGACGCCAAGGCCGACCTGGTCGGGCTGACCTGCCATACTTTTTCCGCTTCGCGCGCTTACGAGCTCGCCGACGAGTTCCGCCGGCGCGGCCGGAAAGTTGTGCTCGGAGGTATTCACCCGACGGTCTTGCCGGAAGAGGCCAAGGAGCACGCTGACAGCGTCATCATCGGCGAGGCCGAAGATAGCTGGGCCCAAGTGGTCAACGATTTCCGGGCCGGGACTCCGCGCCCCTTTTACCGCACCCCTTTTCCCGACCTGAAAAAACTAGTCATTCCCCGGATCGACCTGATCAATTTAAAGAAATATCAGAACATGCCCTTCTCTAATTTGCCGACGATCCCGCTCGAAACATCGCGCGGCTGTCCTTTTTCCTGCGATTTTTGCCTGGTGACCCAATTCTATGGCAGCCATCACCGCTCCAAGCCGGTCGCCAATGTTGTTCAGGAGATAAAAGCGACCGGTGCGAAGTATTATTTTTTCTGTGACGTTAATATCGGGGCGGATGTGAAGAGGGCGGAGGAACTTTTCCGCGCGCTCATCCCTTTAAAGATAAAGTGGGCGGGGCAATTCAATATCTTTGCCGCCCGGCACCCGGAGATGCTTCGTCTGGCCAAACAGAGCGGCTGTTACGCCGCCTACCTCGGGATAGAAAGTATCAATCCGGCCAGTTTAAAAAGCGTTAATAAGCAGATCAATAAGATCGATGATTATGCCCAGCAGTTAAAAGTCTTCCACGACTGTGGGGTCCCGGTCCACGGCAGTTTTGTTTTTGGTTTGGACGAAGATGACGAACAGACGATCGACCAGACGGTCGAGTTTGTCGACCGGAACCACCTGGACAAGGTCACTTACTATTTTCTTTTCCCGGTCCCGGGGACAGCGCAATATGAGCGGTTAAAGGCCGAGGGGAGAATGGTCCATGACCGTTACTGGCTGGATAAGTCCCGGTCGATCCTTGATGTCCATTATCAACCCAAAAAAATAAGCCGGGAAAGACTGCTGGCGAAGTTCTGGGAGGCTAATGACCGGACATTTTC
This window encodes:
- a CDS encoding DUF374 domain-containing protein, which codes for MNLLLDLYILIQAGLLYLAINAICFTLRFNRDGPVKVRAAQEGKNCLFAVWHRETFVMFFLYRRRRAAILVSSEARGRILGQCARWLGYETIPTPTGDDKLAAARSAARLIKLLKSGHDAVIAVDGPIGPSHEVKPGVHYIAEKAGVSIVPIGVVAPFKLTLFWRWDKYFVPLPFSPVKIQVGKPVRPGAKAALALKQELLRLSQR
- a CDS encoding radical SAM protein, producing the protein MKLLLIQPSMYQEVGKLLKFHKAFIPAITMPTLAALTPEDVEVQIVDEHVDEVDLDAKADLVGLTCHTFSASRAYELADEFRRRGRKVVLGGIHPTVLPEEAKEHADSVIIGEAEDSWAQVVNDFRAGTPRPFYRTPFPDLKKLVIPRIDLINLKKYQNMPFSNLPTIPLETSRGCPFSCDFCLVTQFYGSHHRSKPVANVVQEIKATGAKYYFFCDVNIGADVKRAEELFRALIPLKIKWAGQFNIFAARHPEMLRLAKQSGCYAAYLGIESINPASLKSVNKQINKIDDYAQQLKVFHDCGVPVHGSFVFGLDEDDEQTIDQTVEFVDRNHLDKVTYYFLFPVPGTAQYERLKAEGRMVHDRYWLDKSRSILDVHYQPKKISRERLLAKFWEANDRTFSLSSIIQRLFLPPQPQAPTSFVSNLYYRRMIKQRQLTFS